A single window of Eucalyptus grandis isolate ANBG69807.140 chromosome 1, ASM1654582v1, whole genome shotgun sequence DNA harbors:
- the LOC104442415 gene encoding transcription factor PIF4 codes for MNPCLPDWNFEYDLPLTNQKKNIGSDQELVELLWQNGQVVMHSQNHRKPSSNQHESSQLPKQDQPIMKGSGSYGNSSNLIQDDETVSWIHYPVEDSFEREFCSNFFDELPVPHPMEIDKAVRQVEAEKIVKSASFNDAHNTSNQQSTVKRALVPEISGNQMPPPRAQFAKSAQQNNVTGNLGKVVNFSQFASPVKGDPRPSSLHFGGDARECSVMTVGSSHCGSNQIVNDPDFSRASSNAAGTAGFSAGTFKEDVHKNVVSQSEGRKTETLEPTVTSSSGGSDSSFGGTLKESAGASSHKRKGRDNEESECQSEARSCCGKKPATRSGSTRRSRAAEVHNLSERRRRDRINKKMKALQELIPHCNKTDKASMLDEAIEYLKSLQLQLQVMWMGGGMAPMMFPGVQHYMSSMGMTMCPPPMPTVSNNLHLPQVPVVDQSIPMAPNPNQSAICHTPVLNPMNFQNQMQSPSFPEQFARYMGMHHMQATSQPMNMFKFGPQTVQQIQTNPLPGSISGQYSGGATNDALSGKMG; via the exons ATGAATCCTTGCCTTCCTGATTGGAACTTTGAGTATGATCTCCCTTTAACCAATCAGAAGAAAAACATTGG GTCTGACCAGGAGTTGGTGGAGCTACTATGGCAGAATGGCCAGGTTGTCATGCACAGTCAAAACCATCGAAAGCCAAGCTCAAACCAGCATGAGAGCAGTCAATTGCCGAAACAGGATCAGCCGATTATGAAAGGCAGTGGGTCTTATGGGAATTCTAGCAATTTGATTCAGGATGACGAGACGGTCTCATGGATCCATTATCCTGTTGAAGATTCTTTCGAAAGGGAATTCTGTTCGAACTTCTTTGACGAATTACCCGTGCCTCATCCGATGGAGATCGATAAGGCAGTCAGGCAAGTCGAAGCAGAGAAGATCGTGAAATCAGCCAGTTTTAATGATGCCCATAATACGAGTAACCAGCAATCCACCGTTAAGCGTGCACTTGTCCCTGAAATTTCTGGGAACCAAATGCCGCCTCCACGAGCTCAGTTTGCCAAATCCGCTCAACAAAACAATGTCACTGGAAACTTGGGAAAGGTTGTGAACTTTTCTCAATtcgcatctcccgtcaagggtGATCCGAGACCTTCTAGTCTTCACTTTGGAGGTGATGCTCGAGAGTGTTCAGTTATGACAGTTGGGTCTAGCCACTGTGGAAGCAACCAAATCGTAAATGACCCAGATTTTAGTAGGGCATCGAGCAATGCGGCCGGCACAGCCGGCTTTTCTGCCGGGACTTTTAAGGAAGATGTCCATAAAAACGTAGTTTCTCAGAGTGAGGGGAGGAAAACAGAGACACTTGAGCCAACTGTTACCTCATCTTCTGGTGGATCCGATAGTAGTTTCGGTGGAACCCTCAAGGAATCCGCTGGTGCGAGTAGCCACAAGAGGAAGGGCAGAGATAATGAGGAATCTGAGTGCCAAAGCGAA GCCAGAAGCTGCTGTGGAAAGAAGCCAGCAACGAGGTCGGGATCAACCCGCAGGAGCCGTGCTGCCGAAGTGCATAACCTCTCTGAAAGG AGGAGGAGGGATAGGATCAATAAGAAGATGAAGGCATTGCAAGAGCTTATACCTCACTGTAACAAG ACGGACAAAGCATCAATGCTTGATGAAGCAATTGAATACCTGAAGTCTCTTCAGCTGCAGCTACAG GTAATGTGGATGGGAGGTGGGATGGCTCCGATGATGTTTCCTGGAGTACAGCATTATATGTCCTCGATGGGTATGACGATGTGCCCGCCGCCTATGCCCACTGTATCCAACAATTTGCATTTGCCTCAAGTCCCGGTAGTTGATCAATCAATCCCAATGGCTCCAAACCCAAATCAGTCAGCAATTTGCCACACTCCAGTCCTGAATCCCATGAATTTTCAGAATCAGATGCAAAGTCCCTCATTTCCCGAGCAATTCGCGCGTTACATGGGCATGCACCACATGCAAGCCACATCACAG CCCATGAATATGTTCAAGTTCGGCCCTCAGACTGTACAGCAGATTCAAACAAATCCACTGCCCGGCAGTATCAGTGGGCAATATAGTGGAGGAGCTACAAATGATGCTTTAAGTGGCAAAATGG GTTAA
- the LOC104442400 gene encoding uncharacterized oxidoreductase At1g06690, chloroplastic: protein MALHLSSAAPACFAVADRRARSRKVRAVVPGDSATLKAEEVVEEKVKLGGSDLKVTRLGIGAWSWGDTSYWNNFEWDDRKMKAAKGAFESSIDSGITLFDTAEVYGSRMSFGAINSETLLGRFIKERKEKDPETEVAVATKFAALPWRLGRQSVITALKDSLCRLGLDSVDLYQLHWPGIWGNEGYIDGLGDAVEQGLVKAVGVSNYNERRLRDAYEKLKQRGIPLASNQVNYSLIYRSPEENGVKATCDELGITLIAYSPIAQGALTGKYTPQNPPSGPRGQIYTPDFLIRLQPLLNRINEIGDSYKKTPTQVVLNWLIAQGNVVPIPGAKNAEQASEFGGALGWRLTGEEVDELRSLASDIRPVVGFPVENL, encoded by the exons ATGGCTCTGCACCTGAGCAGCGCCGCGCCGGCGTGCTTCGCCGTCGCCGACCGCCGCGCGAGGAGTCGCAAGGTGCGGGCCGTCGTGCCGGGGGACTCCGCCACCTTGAAGGcggaggaggtggtggaggagaaGGTGAAGCTGGGCGGTTCCGATTTGAAGGTGACGAGGCTCGGGATCGGGGCCTGGTCTTGGGGCGACACCAGCTACTGGAACAACTTCGAATGGGACG ATAGGAAGATGAAGGCTGCAAAGGGCGCTTTTGAGAGCAGTATTGATAGTGGAATAACCCTGTTTGATACAGCTGAGGTTTATGGGTCGAGG ATGTCGTTTGGTGCTATAAACTCAGAAACTCTACTGGGCAG ATTCatcaaggaaaggaaagaaaaggatcCAGAAACTGAGGTTGCTGTTGCGACGAAGTTTGCAGCTTTGCCGTGGAGACTGGGCCGTCAGAGTGTCATTACTGCCCTCAAAGATTCTCTTTGTCGCCTAGGACTTGATTCAGTGGACCTATACCAATTGCACTG GCCTGGAATATGGGGGAATGAAG GGTACATTGATGGTCTTGGAGATGCAGTTGAGCAAGGTCTTGTGAAAGCAGTGGGAGTTTCCAACTACAATG AAAGGAGACTCCGTGATGCCTATGAGAAGCTTAAGCAGAGAGGGATACCACTGGCTTCAAACCAAGTGAACTACAGCCTCATCTACAGATCACCTGAGGAGAATGGTGTGAAGGCCACCTGTGACGAACTTGGGATCACGTTGATTGCGTATTCACCAATAGCTCAAG GTGCTCTTACTGGAAAATATACCCCACAAAATCCCCCAAGTGGCCCCCGTGGTCAGATCTACACCCCTGATTTTCTCATTAGG CTACAACCTTTGCTGAACAGAATAAATGAAATAGGAGACAGCTACAAGAAAACTCCAACGCAG GTTGTCCTGAATTGGCTCATAGCACAGGGTAACGTTGTCCCCATTCCCGGAGCCAAAAATGCTGAACAGGCAAGTGAATTCGGGGGTGCACTTGGGTGGAGACTCACCGGTGAAGAGGTCGATGAGTTGCGATCACTGGCCTCGGACATAAGACCCGTTGTAGGCTTCCCGGTTGAGAACTTGTGA